The following proteins come from a genomic window of Lolium rigidum isolate FL_2022 chromosome 5, APGP_CSIRO_Lrig_0.1, whole genome shotgun sequence:
- the LOC124655220 gene encoding glutathione transferase GST 23-like has product MAEECVKVVGMWASPFVARVEMALRLKGVTYEYIREDLANKSEMLLRYNPVTKKVPVLVHGGKPMAESAVIVEYIDEVWKDGYTIMPADPYERAQARFWARYADEKCNPAIYLVYTSAIGEGQTKLVHEAQQCLKPLQKALEGKKFFCGDAVGYLDIVVGWYARWVPIIEELSATSIVTDQELPLIKAWFDRILAVDVVRETLPPRDKLLPLCKVRREQLLSA; this is encoded by the exons ATGGCTGAGGAGTGCGTGAAGGTGGTCGGCATGTGGGCGAGCCCGTTTGTCGCTCGGGTGGAGATGGCGCTCCGGCTGAAGGGTGTCACCTACGAGTACATTAGGGAGGACCTCGCCAACAAGAGCGAGATGCTGCTCCGCTACAACCCAGTGACCAAGAAAGTTCCGGTGCTGGTCCACGGCGGCAAGCCCATGGCCGAGTCTGCCGTCATCGTCGAGTACATCGATGAGGTGTGGAAGGACGGCTACACCATCATGCCGGCCGACCCCTACGAGCGAGCTCAGGCCAGGTTCTGGGCCAGGTACGCCGACGAGAAG TGCAATCCCGCCATCTACCTTGTCTACACCTCGGCGATCGGCGAGGGGCAGACCAAGTTGGTGCACGAGGCCCAGCAGTGCCTCAAGCCGCTGCAGAAGGCCCTCGAGGGGAAGAAGTTCTTTTGCGGTGACGCCGTCGGGTACCTCGACATCGTCGTGGGGTGGTACGCGCGCTGGGTGCCCATCATCGAGGAGCTGTCTGCCACCAGCATCGTCACCGACCAAGAGCTTCCTCTGATCAAGGCATGGTTCGACCGGATCCTCGCCGTCGATGTGGTGAGGGAGACCCTGCCCCCGAGAGACAAACTCCTGCCGCTCTGCAAGGTTCGCCGCGAGCAGCTTCTATCAGCGTAG